In Sporichthya polymorpha DSM 43042, a genomic segment contains:
- a CDS encoding amidohydrolase family protein: MPLQDFMKLVSVDDHAIETADVWTSRVPAKYGDAIPHVEEVEVDTVRLQLNATAHGRVQTWVYAGKTYPSIGLNAVAGKDPRTWDVEPARFDDMRPGCYDPVARLADMDADGVWAQLCFPSFPRFAGTRFLEGEDRALALDCIRAWNDWMLEYWCGVAPDRYIPVCVLPLWDLDACVTELRRAIDLGARCISFPENCSPLGLPSFHTDHWDPVFARAEEAGMPLMMHFGTSGRTPFVSPDAPAPVVVSQMGLNSMSATADLLLSPTFHKFPRLQVALAEGGTGWIPYLLERIDSVWERHRWYSGVDVETRPSTLFARNMWGCFITDQAGIDLRHRIGVDRLLYESDYPHSDSLWPHSRKHLAEALTDVPDDEAHRIAELNACELLRWRPWV; the protein is encoded by the coding sequence ATGCCGCTGCAGGACTTCATGAAGCTGGTCTCCGTCGACGACCACGCGATCGAGACCGCGGACGTCTGGACCTCCCGCGTCCCCGCGAAGTACGGGGACGCGATCCCGCACGTGGAGGAGGTGGAGGTCGACACCGTCCGGCTGCAACTGAACGCGACGGCGCACGGCCGGGTGCAGACGTGGGTCTACGCCGGGAAGACCTATCCCTCGATCGGGCTGAACGCGGTCGCGGGCAAGGACCCGCGAACCTGGGACGTCGAGCCGGCCCGGTTCGACGACATGCGGCCGGGTTGCTACGACCCGGTCGCGCGGCTCGCGGACATGGACGCCGACGGGGTGTGGGCCCAGCTGTGCTTCCCGAGCTTCCCGCGCTTCGCCGGGACGCGTTTCCTCGAAGGTGAGGACCGCGCCCTGGCGCTCGACTGCATCCGCGCCTGGAACGACTGGATGCTGGAGTACTGGTGCGGCGTCGCGCCGGACCGGTACATCCCCGTCTGCGTGCTGCCGCTGTGGGATCTCGACGCGTGCGTGACCGAACTGCGGCGCGCGATCGACCTCGGGGCGCGCTGCATCTCGTTCCCGGAGAACTGCTCGCCGCTCGGGCTGCCGTCCTTCCACACCGACCACTGGGACCCGGTTTTCGCCCGCGCCGAGGAGGCCGGGATGCCGCTGATGATGCACTTCGGCACCTCGGGCCGGACGCCCTTCGTCAGCCCTGACGCCCCGGCCCCGGTCGTGGTGTCGCAGATGGGCTTGAACAGCATGTCGGCGACGGCCGACCTTCTTCTCTCGCCCACGTTCCACAAGTTTCCCCGGCTTCAGGTCGCCCTCGCGGAGGGCGGGACGGGCTGGATCCCGTACCTGCTCGAGCGCATCGACTCGGTGTGGGAGCGCCACCGCTGGTACTCCGGCGTCGACGTCGAGACCCGGCCCTCCACCCTGTTCGCCCGGAACATGTGGGGCTGCTTCATCACCGACCAGGCCGGCATCGACCTCCGCCACCGCATCGGCGTCGACCGCCTGCTGTACGAGAGCGACTACCCGCACTCCGACAGCCTGTGGCCACACTCGCGCAAGCACCTCGCCGAGGCGCTGACCGACGTCCCCGACGACGAGGCCCACCGGATCGCCGAGCTCAACGCCTGCGAGCTGCTGCGCTGGCGGCCCTGGGTCTAG
- a CDS encoding cytochrome c oxidase assembly protein gives MACCLLVAMMIARLRRLLGLGDGARSRGPSLGLLLGVAVVELGTAWAIARSLTAPVTGHQHDGTGSHLVLMTQLVALGVLVPLVLALTLPANDPRPRPGARRLLFAATLAAPAVMWFWHLPDVHGAVEETTWEIVRAISVLATGYLFWRCVLGTGHRVAPPAARQIALVLAGQANALLGLALLLTTDPMHGGTDGLGGLSVVADQRLAGLLMLVVDLGVMIPLLARLDAARRTTPAPPVRLRMPPAVQP, from the coding sequence GTGGCCTGCTGCCTGCTCGTGGCGATGATGATCGCCCGGTTGCGGCGGCTGCTCGGGCTGGGCGACGGCGCGCGGTCGCGGGGGCCGAGTCTCGGCCTGCTGCTCGGCGTCGCCGTCGTGGAGCTCGGGACGGCGTGGGCGATCGCGCGGAGCCTGACCGCTCCCGTGACGGGGCATCAGCACGACGGCACCGGCTCGCACCTCGTGCTGATGACGCAACTCGTCGCGCTCGGCGTCCTGGTGCCTTTGGTGCTCGCGCTGACGCTGCCGGCGAACGATCCGCGGCCGCGTCCCGGCGCTCGGCGGCTGCTGTTCGCCGCCACCCTCGCCGCTCCCGCGGTGATGTGGTTCTGGCACCTGCCCGACGTCCACGGCGCGGTCGAGGAGACGACGTGGGAGATCGTGCGCGCGATCAGCGTCCTCGCGACCGGCTACCTGTTCTGGCGATGCGTTCTCGGGACCGGGCACCGCGTCGCTCCACCGGCCGCACGGCAGATCGCGCTCGTCCTCGCCGGACAGGCGAACGCGCTCCTCGGCCTCGCGCTGCTCCTCACGACCGACCCGATGCACGGCGGCACGGACGGACTCGGCGGGCTCTCCGTCGTCGCCGACCAGCGCCTCGCCGGCCTGCTGATGCTCGTCGTCGACCTCGGGGTGATGATCCCGCTGCTGGCCCGCCTCGACGCCGCCCGCCGCACGACTCCCGCTCCCCCGGTCCGGCTCCGGATGCCGCCCGCGGTCCAGCCCTGA
- a CDS encoding DUF2892 domain-containing protein — protein sequence MTAVAERPLPLLDPEAPARGPNTARIVRRALLSFLALEGLALALIALGNDRVAAIGAGLALPGAGLLMGELWWLAPVAAGLFLAALFGWLLVGIVLGPPLVWATAALLGAVAADGRADETRFAVPVTVVLLVALAAVADRAKQSVARRRGRELNEVLTNRSWAVPTPPAPEPFTDADLDALRPLTDLALQPLDSFEGFTTIDQFREAAWRYQLTTAGWALSLAHAGRYPAFDGWLGEAQRNLIVKHLAPKVWTYWRYENLVGNLRWDPDPIHRENVMLSGYLLLSIGLYEAATGDQRFRSPGALTFDDGRHRYAYDADTIAEQVARQMAESYVCAYPCEPNWTYLICNVIALSGLTAHDSATGTQYSADLRPRFRETLEREFTLRDGSLKVVRSKHLGAFLPGTARASDLYVTFLLHGLYPDIAARQWAIYRHQFVRIGDDGLVRLTTTPLDNLDPGNYRRNTAAAHSVLAAAAREMGDVDIADDAIRTIDRTWPADAAGNRAGLSSMTRNMTAMGRLGVPGGLHAALTGRSRYDGPRLAAVSRSDVVLRAAYPTPDGASFVLDVAGQATDTDLAFDRLRPGATYRLAGESFAADADGRAQHRVRLTGPTTLDLRAG from the coding sequence ATGACGGCTGTCGCCGAACGTCCCCTGCCCCTGCTGGACCCGGAAGCCCCGGCGCGGGGACCGAACACGGCGCGGATCGTCCGCCGGGCGCTGCTGTCCTTCCTCGCCCTCGAAGGTCTCGCGCTGGCCCTGATCGCGCTCGGCAACGACCGCGTCGCCGCGATCGGCGCCGGCCTGGCCCTCCCCGGCGCAGGGCTGCTGATGGGCGAGCTCTGGTGGCTCGCCCCCGTCGCGGCCGGGTTGTTCCTCGCCGCGCTGTTCGGCTGGCTGCTCGTCGGAATCGTGCTCGGTCCCCCGTTGGTCTGGGCGACGGCCGCCCTGCTCGGCGCCGTCGCCGCGGACGGCCGTGCGGACGAGACGCGCTTCGCGGTCCCGGTCACCGTGGTCCTGCTGGTCGCCCTCGCCGCGGTGGCGGACCGGGCGAAGCAGAGCGTGGCCCGGCGCCGCGGGCGCGAACTCAACGAGGTCCTGACGAACCGTTCGTGGGCCGTCCCCACGCCGCCGGCCCCGGAGCCGTTCACCGACGCCGACCTCGACGCGCTGCGCCCGCTGACCGATCTCGCGCTGCAGCCGCTGGACAGCTTCGAGGGCTTCACGACCATCGACCAGTTCCGCGAAGCCGCCTGGCGGTACCAGCTCACGACCGCAGGGTGGGCACTCTCGCTCGCCCACGCCGGCCGGTACCCCGCGTTCGACGGGTGGCTCGGCGAGGCGCAGCGGAACCTCATCGTCAAGCACCTCGCGCCGAAGGTGTGGACGTACTGGCGGTACGAGAACCTCGTCGGCAACCTGCGCTGGGACCCCGATCCCATCCACCGCGAGAACGTCATGCTCAGCGGGTATCTCCTGCTGTCGATCGGGCTCTACGAGGCCGCGACCGGCGACCAGCGATTCCGCTCCCCCGGCGCGCTCACCTTCGACGACGGCCGGCACCGGTACGCCTACGACGCGGACACGATCGCCGAGCAGGTCGCGCGCCAGATGGCCGAGTCCTACGTCTGCGCGTACCCGTGCGAGCCGAACTGGACGTACCTGATCTGCAACGTCATCGCGCTCTCCGGTCTCACCGCCCACGATTCCGCGACCGGCACGCAGTACAGCGCGGACCTGCGCCCTCGCTTCCGCGAGACGCTCGAGCGCGAGTTCACGCTGCGGGACGGCTCACTCAAGGTCGTGCGGAGCAAACACCTCGGTGCCTTCCTCCCCGGCACCGCGCGGGCCTCGGACCTGTACGTGACGTTTCTGCTCCACGGCCTCTACCCCGACATCGCCGCGCGGCAGTGGGCGATCTACCGGCATCAGTTCGTCCGGATCGGGGACGACGGCCTCGTCCGCCTCACGACGACGCCGCTCGACAACCTCGACCCCGGCAACTACCGCCGCAACACCGCCGCCGCGCACTCGGTGCTGGCCGCCGCGGCCCGCGAGATGGGTGACGTCGACATCGCCGACGACGCGATCCGAACCATCGATCGCACCTGGCCGGCCGACGCCGCCGGGAACCGCGCGGGGCTGTCCAGCATGACGCGGAACATGACGGCGATGGGCCGCCTCGGCGTTCCCGGTGGGCTGCACGCCGCCCTGACCGGCCGCAGCCGGTACGACGGGCCGCGCCTGGCGGCGGTGTCGCGCTCGGACGTCGTGCTGCGGGCCGCGTACCCGACCCCGGACGGGGCGTCGTTCGTCCTCGACGTCGCGGGCCAGGCGACCGACACCGACCTCGCGTTCGACCGGCTGCGCCCCGGTGCGACGTACCGGCTCGCGGGCGAGTCCTTCGCCGCCGACGCGGACGGGCGCGCGCAGCACCGCGTGCGGCTGACCGGCCCGACCACCCTCGACCTGCGGGCCGGGTAG
- a CDS encoding SDR family NAD(P)-dependent oxidoreductase — translation MAQPIALVTGGASGIGLAATRRLVQRGYRVAVIDVAKQNLDAVVEQFGTAVMPWNTDVGDRAALAETVRQIEAVGPIEHVLGSAGIARVGPTLEVSQADVELMVRVNFFGVVNLVDTVFPLMLARGRGEFAILASATGLVPPKKMAAYGATKAAVINYLVSLHHEHGHQGVTIGIVCPAAVATPMAKDFFADPKKRKRSMATTPEKIVAGIEKGLARKKLMIVPGAVAKGGAIAERISPAIMRKVQNTRLADLVD, via the coding sequence ATGGCTCAGCCGATCGCTCTCGTGACGGGCGGCGCCAGCGGGATCGGCCTCGCGGCCACGCGCCGACTCGTCCAGCGCGGGTACCGGGTCGCGGTCATCGACGTCGCGAAGCAGAACCTCGACGCGGTCGTCGAGCAGTTCGGGACCGCCGTGATGCCCTGGAACACCGACGTCGGCGACCGGGCCGCCCTCGCCGAGACGGTCCGTCAGATCGAGGCGGTCGGGCCGATCGAGCACGTCCTGGGCAGCGCCGGCATCGCGCGCGTCGGTCCGACGCTCGAGGTTTCCCAGGCCGACGTCGAACTCATGGTGCGGGTGAACTTCTTCGGCGTCGTGAACCTCGTCGACACCGTGTTCCCGCTGATGCTCGCGCGCGGCCGTGGCGAGTTCGCGATCCTCGCCTCCGCGACCGGCCTCGTCCCGCCGAAGAAGATGGCCGCCTACGGCGCGACGAAGGCCGCCGTCATCAACTACCTCGTCAGCCTGCACCACGAGCACGGCCACCAGGGCGTGACGATCGGCATCGTCTGCCCGGCCGCGGTCGCGACACCCATGGCGAAGGACTTCTTCGCCGACCCCAAGAAGCGCAAGCGCTCGATGGCCACGACGCCGGAGAAGATCGTCGCCGGGATCGAGAAGGGCCTCGCACGCAAGAAGCTGATGATCGTGCCGGGCGCCGTCGCGAAGGGCGGCGCGATCGCGGAACGGATCAGCCCGGCCATCATGCGCAAGGTCCAGAACACCCGCCTCGCCGACCTCGTGGACTGA
- a CDS encoding acyl-CoA dehydrogenase family protein, translating into MPLDLVPDDVQRAIVDAAVDLLDPAAAAAALRARADGPVRDAGVWEKAAAQGWFGLAVPEEAGGLGLGAGELALLHRELGRTLTAGPYLGTTVAATLFPSAELIGGLPVGVLVADGVADAPSALGPRVTGTFRTDDREDAAAWLVLSPTGAALVEAAVTVEPTPDSMDPGARPARVAVDAAARYAEGPAAWTLATVLVAAYLAGLAQASVAASVAHTAVREQFGRPIGSFQMVQQRCADMATRADAATQLALLAALAAVENPDERVTPPGGAGQLAASALLVASDAAVTNARDDIQNHGGMGFTWEVDAHLRLRRAHGLRARLGDAADVRAAVLDGPAARAW; encoded by the coding sequence ATGCCTCTCGACCTCGTCCCCGACGACGTGCAGCGCGCGATCGTCGACGCCGCCGTCGACCTGCTCGACCCGGCGGCAGCCGCCGCGGCCCTCCGCGCCCGCGCCGACGGCCCCGTTCGCGACGCCGGCGTCTGGGAGAAGGCCGCCGCCCAGGGCTGGTTCGGCCTCGCCGTTCCCGAGGAGGCGGGCGGTCTCGGCCTCGGCGCCGGGGAGCTCGCCCTGCTCCACCGCGAGCTCGGCCGCACCCTGACCGCGGGGCCCTATCTCGGGACCACGGTCGCCGCGACCCTGTTCCCGTCCGCCGAGCTGATCGGCGGCCTGCCCGTCGGCGTCCTCGTTGCCGACGGGGTTGCTGACGCACCGTCAGCACTTGGTCCCCGCGTCACCGGGACCTTCCGCACCGACGACCGCGAGGACGCCGCGGCCTGGCTCGTCCTCTCCCCCACCGGGGCGGCGCTCGTCGAGGCGGCCGTGACGGTCGAGCCGACGCCCGACTCGATGGACCCCGGCGCCCGCCCGGCCCGGGTCGCCGTCGACGCCGCGGCCCGGTACGCCGAGGGCCCGGCGGCCTGGACGCTCGCGACCGTCCTCGTCGCCGCCTACCTGGCCGGCCTCGCCCAGGCCTCGGTCGCGGCCAGCGTCGCTCACACCGCGGTCCGCGAGCAGTTCGGCCGCCCGATCGGGTCGTTCCAGATGGTCCAGCAACGCTGCGCCGACATGGCCACCCGCGCCGACGCCGCGACCCAGCTGGCCCTCCTCGCCGCGCTCGCCGCTGTGGAAAACCCCGACGAAAGGGTGACACCCCCTGGGGGTGCGGGGCAGCTGGCGGCGAGCGCGCTGCTGGTCGCGAGCGACGCGGCGGTGACGAACGCCCGCGACGACATCCAGAACCACGGCGGCATGGGCTTCACCTGGGAGGTCGACGCGCACCTGCGGCTCCGGCGGGCGCACGGACTGCGGGCCCGGCTGGGTGACGCCGCCGACGTGCGCGCCGCGGTCCTCGACGGACCCGCCGCTCGGGCCTGGTGA
- a CDS encoding acyl-CoA dehydrogenase family protein, translating into MDLTLNASERAFRDEVATWLAENAPRERRPPAGPAMVEFDVAWQRRQFDAGWAGISWPAEYGGRGLSLVQQVIWYSEYARAGAPTETGVCFVGNAHAGPTLIACADEELKQRHLPRILSGEEIWCQGFSEPGAGSDLAGLSTRAVIDGDHLVVNGQKIWTSYAHHAQQQELLVRTSTGARRQDGITWVVCPMDTPGIEVRPIRTITGHDDFCEVFYDDVRIPLTNVVGAVDDGWRVAMSTLSFERGTGFLPEQVELVARVDELVDLARTRTDRAGRALIEDSGLAERLATARAEAHAVLAMTLAVISRNARSSQPGPEASMVRLLFSQLQQRVAALAVDLRGLEGLAEGSPWVHDYLYLFATTIAAGTKDVQRGIVAERVLGLPRGR; encoded by the coding sequence GTGGATCTCACCCTCAACGCCTCCGAGCGCGCCTTCCGCGACGAGGTCGCGACCTGGCTCGCCGAGAACGCGCCCCGCGAGCGCCGCCCACCGGCCGGTCCGGCGATGGTCGAGTTCGACGTCGCCTGGCAGCGCCGGCAGTTCGACGCGGGGTGGGCCGGCATCTCCTGGCCGGCCGAGTACGGCGGCCGCGGGCTCTCGCTCGTGCAGCAGGTGATCTGGTACTCCGAGTACGCCCGCGCGGGGGCGCCGACCGAGACCGGGGTCTGCTTCGTCGGCAACGCGCACGCCGGCCCGACGCTGATCGCCTGCGCCGACGAGGAACTGAAGCAGCGTCACCTGCCGCGGATCCTCTCCGGCGAGGAGATCTGGTGCCAGGGCTTCAGCGAGCCCGGCGCGGGCAGCGACCTCGCCGGCCTCTCGACGCGCGCGGTGATCGACGGCGACCACCTCGTCGTCAACGGCCAGAAGATCTGGACGTCCTACGCCCACCACGCCCAGCAGCAGGAACTGCTCGTGCGCACGTCCACCGGCGCGCGCCGCCAGGACGGGATCACCTGGGTCGTGTGCCCGATGGACACCCCCGGCATCGAGGTCCGCCCGATCCGCACGATCACCGGGCACGACGACTTCTGCGAGGTCTTCTACGACGACGTCCGCATCCCGCTGACCAACGTCGTCGGCGCCGTCGACGACGGGTGGCGCGTCGCGATGTCGACGCTCTCCTTCGAGCGCGGCACCGGCTTCCTCCCCGAGCAGGTCGAGCTGGTCGCCCGGGTGGACGAGCTCGTCGACCTCGCCCGGACCCGGACCGACCGCGCCGGCCGGGCGCTGATCGAGGACTCCGGTCTCGCCGAGCGTCTCGCCACCGCCCGCGCCGAGGCGCACGCGGTGCTGGCGATGACCCTCGCCGTCATCAGCCGCAACGCCCGCAGCTCGCAGCCGGGGCCGGAGGCGTCGATGGTCCGGCTGCTCTTCTCGCAACTGCAGCAGCGGGTCGCGGCACTCGCCGTCGACCTGCGCGGGCTCGAGGGCCTGGCCGAGGGCAGCCCGTGGGTCCACGACTACCTCTACCTGTTCGCGACGACGATCGCGGCCGGCACCAAGGACGTCCAGCGCGGCATCGTCGCCGAACGCGTCCTCGGTCTGCCCCGGGGGCGGTGA
- a CDS encoding acyl-CoA dehydrogenase family protein, with protein sequence MVDLAGRDDAEAETELRARLRDLVASHLPPRPKDKAERLAWARRFQAALYDAGLAAPSWPVEAGGMGLTVRMQLVHHDELAKAGAPSHPAPIGFIVGPTLVAVGTEAQRERFLRPLLRADELWCQGFSEPGAGSDLTALTTRAVRDGDDYVLTGQKVWTTGAQQADWMFALVRTGPAGPNGAGITYLLLPMDSPGLQVRPLRDITGTAHFAEVFLDEVRVPVANRVGAEGEGWQVARTSLGFERSTAFAAGEMKSRALLERIVGVAARTGALTDPLIRQEIARAEADVRISGQHNARALADALAGRAPGPLSSLNRLGRAESEQRLHELALRILGPDALLGTGPDAPDRGAWAYGYLMTRASTIGAGTSQIQRNTLAEKVLGLPRD encoded by the coding sequence ATGGTTGACCTGGCGGGGCGAGACGACGCGGAGGCGGAGACCGAGCTGCGCGCGCGCCTGCGCGACCTGGTGGCCTCGCACCTGCCGCCCCGGCCGAAGGACAAGGCCGAGCGGCTCGCCTGGGCCCGACGCTTCCAGGCGGCGCTGTACGACGCGGGGCTCGCCGCCCCGTCGTGGCCGGTCGAAGCGGGCGGCATGGGCCTGACCGTCCGGATGCAGCTCGTCCACCACGACGAGCTCGCGAAGGCGGGCGCGCCGTCGCACCCCGCGCCGATCGGGTTCATCGTCGGGCCGACGCTGGTCGCGGTCGGAACCGAGGCCCAGCGCGAACGCTTCCTCCGTCCCCTGCTGCGCGCGGACGAGCTGTGGTGCCAGGGCTTCAGCGAACCGGGCGCCGGCAGCGACCTCACCGCGCTCACGACCAGGGCCGTCCGCGACGGGGACGACTACGTCCTCACCGGGCAGAAGGTCTGGACGACCGGTGCCCAGCAGGCCGACTGGATGTTCGCGCTCGTGCGCACCGGCCCGGCCGGCCCGAACGGGGCGGGCATCACCTACCTGCTGCTGCCGATGGACTCCCCGGGCCTGCAGGTCCGGCCGTTGCGCGACATCACCGGGACCGCGCACTTCGCCGAGGTGTTCCTCGACGAGGTCCGCGTCCCGGTCGCCAACCGCGTCGGCGCCGAGGGGGAGGGGTGGCAGGTCGCGCGCACCAGCCTCGGCTTCGAGCGCTCGACCGCGTTCGCCGCGGGGGAGATGAAGAGCCGCGCGCTGCTCGAGCGGATCGTCGGCGTCGCCGCCCGGACCGGTGCGCTCACCGACCCGCTGATCCGGCAGGAGATCGCCCGCGCCGAGGCCGACGTCCGCATCTCCGGTCAGCACAACGCCCGTGCCCTCGCCGACGCGCTCGCCGGCCGCGCCCCCGGGCCGCTCTCGAGCCTGAACCGGCTCGGCCGCGCCGAGTCCGAGCAGCGCCTGCACGAGCTCGCGCTGCGGATCCTCGGCCCCGACGCCCTCCTCGGCACCGGCCCCGACGCCCCCGACCGCGGCGCCTGGGCCTACGGCTACCTGATGACCCGGGCCTCCACCATCGGCGCCGGGACCTCCCAGATCCAGCGCAACACCCTCGCCGAGAAGGTCCTCGGCCTCCCCCGCGACTGA
- a CDS encoding acyl-CoA dehydrogenase family protein, with protein sequence MPAVEGENEDRTALREAVRDVLADHASPEQVRAALDSGPSEALWSALVKVGLPTLHVGEELGGQGGSPGDLAAALEECGVALAPSPLLSVGVAVSLLAATGAPSVPALLADAAAGSVVTVALAEGSAGWLAAPETSAVPAGDGWELTGVKCYVTDPVGARLVVSATTPDGPGLFVVEPGVATVEVHGGLDLLRPVGTVTLSSAPATLLLEGVPAAEALLTWSRTAAVLLAAEQVGLAQACLDLAVEYAKVRVQFGKPIGSFQAIKHLCADMLLAVEGSRSLLWSATGILDDGRGADPTDDEAELVCATTAGHCADAAVKVAQDCLQVHGGIGFTWEHVCHLYLRRAKADEVLFGSPSYWRERAVSVLERQVAAAAS encoded by the coding sequence ATGCCCGCTGTGGAGGGCGAGAACGAGGACCGCACCGCGCTGCGCGAGGCCGTGCGCGACGTGCTGGCCGACCACGCGAGCCCCGAGCAGGTGCGGGCGGCGCTGGACTCCGGCCCGTCCGAGGCGCTGTGGTCCGCGTTGGTGAAGGTCGGGCTGCCGACGCTGCACGTCGGCGAGGAACTCGGCGGTCAGGGTGGATCGCCCGGTGACCTCGCGGCCGCGCTCGAGGAGTGCGGTGTCGCCCTCGCGCCGTCGCCGTTGCTGTCGGTGGGTGTCGCGGTCTCGTTGCTCGCGGCCACCGGTGCCCCGTCGGTTCCGGCGCTGCTCGCCGACGCGGCCGCGGGATCGGTCGTCACGGTCGCGCTCGCGGAGGGCTCCGCGGGCTGGCTCGCAGCCCCCGAGACGAGCGCGGTCCCGGCCGGCGACGGGTGGGAGCTCACCGGCGTCAAGTGCTACGTGACCGACCCGGTGGGCGCGCGGCTGGTCGTCAGCGCGACGACCCCCGACGGGCCGGGGCTGTTCGTGGTGGAGCCCGGCGTCGCCACCGTCGAGGTCCACGGCGGCCTCGACCTGCTGCGTCCGGTCGGGACCGTGACCCTGTCCTCCGCGCCCGCGACCCTGTTGCTCGAGGGCGTCCCCGCCGCCGAGGCGTTGCTGACCTGGTCGCGGACCGCGGCCGTCCTCCTCGCCGCCGAGCAGGTCGGCCTCGCGCAGGCGTGCCTCGACCTCGCCGTCGAGTACGCGAAGGTCCGCGTCCAGTTCGGCAAGCCGATCGGGTCGTTCCAGGCGATCAAGCACCTGTGCGCGGACATGCTCCTCGCCGTCGAGGGCTCACGCAGCCTGCTGTGGAGCGCCACCGGGATCCTCGACGACGGCCGCGGTGCCGACCCGACCGACGACGAGGCCGAGCTCGTCTGCGCCACGACCGCGGGCCACTGCGCCGACGCCGCCGTCAAGGTCGCCCAGGACTGCCTCCAGGTCCACGGCGGCATCGGCTTCACCTGGGAGCACGTCTGCCACCTCTACCTCCGGCGCGCGAAGGCCGACGAGGTCCTCTTCGGCTCTCCGTCCTACTGGCGCGAACGCGCCGTCTCCGTCCTCGAACGCCAGGTCGCCGCCGCTGCCTCCTGA